One genomic window of Quercus robur chromosome 6, dhQueRobu3.1, whole genome shotgun sequence includes the following:
- the LOC126690557 gene encoding uncharacterized protein LOC126690557 isoform X1: MIVKARDKPILSMLERIRVRLMSRLYIKRIGIEKYGAKLCPSIQDKLEKLKLESKRICAMPSRRFVYKVDNERERHVVDLVGRTCSCRAWDLTRIPCKLRVATIFVNHEKLEDYTHPCYYNNAFVETYKTPIPLMPGQSQWMSSGQPKLVAPTIYKPPGRPPMKRKRDANEPRNPYKVFRANKRVRCGRCQKEGHNAKGCKANVTGETAWERRQRLHKGKSVSFYKFFLFKCKMPIIDIVEACFYLVAGKWKAFYMQTMIPGPIFITGPIYFLSPFLILTLNIISAPTNTSALHYGLIFIQPGNRVTATSSTTTSSDSMLTEPKSVVLFRLQVHS, translated from the coding sequence ATGATTGTGAAGGCTAGAGACAAGCCCATCTTATCAATGCTGGAGCGGATCAGAGTTAGGCTTATGAGCAGACTGTATATAAAGAGGATTGGCATAGAAAAGTATGGTGCCAAGTTGTGTCCAAGCATACAGGACAAGTTAGAGAAGTTAAAATTAGAGTCCAAGAGAATCTGTGCAATGCCATCTAGGAGGTTTGTGTATAAGGTTGACAATGAGAGGGAAAGGCATGTGGTGGACTTGGTAGGGAGGACATGCAGTTGTAGAGCATGGGACTTGACAAGAATCCCTTGCAAGCTTAGAGTTGCAACCATTTTTGTGAATCATGAGAAACTAGAAGACTACACCCATCCATGCTACTACAATAATGCTTTTGTGGAGACATACAAGACACCCATACCTCTCATGCCAGGCCAGTCTCAATGGATGTCAAGTGGCCAACCCAAGCTTGTTGCACCTACTATCTATAAGCCACCAGGCAGGCCACccatgaagaggaagagagatgctAATGAGCCAAGGAACCCTTATAAGGTATTTAGAGCAAACAAGCGAGTAAGGTGTGGAAGGTGTCAAAAGGAAGGGCATAATGCAAAGGGATGCAAGGCCAATGTCACTGGTGAGACAGCATGGGAGAGAAGGCAAAGATTGCATAAAGGAAAATCTGTaagtttttacaaattttttttattcaaatgcaaAATGCCAATAATTGATATTGTAGAAGCATGCTTTTATTTGGTTGCTGGGAAGTGGAAGGCCTTCTACATGCAAACAATGATCCCAGGCCCCATCTTCATCACAGGCCCAATCTACTTCCTAAGCCCGTTTCTCATCTTAACCCTTAACATCATCTCAGCCCCCACCAACACATCAGCCTTACACTATGGCCTTATCTTTATCCAACCAGGCAACAGGGTCACAGCCACCAGCTCCACAACCACCAGCTCAGACTCCATGCTCACAGAACCCAAGTCAGTGGTACTCTTCAGACTTCAGGTACACAGTTAA
- the LOC126690557 gene encoding uncharacterized protein LOC126690557 isoform X2 encodes MIVKARDKPILSMLERIRVRLMSRLYIKRIGIEKYGAKLCPSIQDKLEKLKLESKRICAMPSRRFVYKVDNERERHVVDLVGRTCSCRAWDLTRIPCKLRVATIFVNHEKLEDYTHPCYYNNAFVETYKTPIPLMPGQSQWMSSGQPKLVAPTIYKPPGRPPMKRKRDANEPRNPYKVFRANKRVRCGRCQKEGHNAKGCKANVTGETAWERRQRLHKGKSWKAFYMQTMIPGPIFITGPIYFLSPFLILTLNIISAPTNTSALHYGLIFIQPGNRVTATSSTTTSSDSMLTEPKSVVLFRLQVHS; translated from the exons ATGATTGTGAAGGCTAGAGACAAGCCCATCTTATCAATGCTGGAGCGGATCAGAGTTAGGCTTATGAGCAGACTGTATATAAAGAGGATTGGCATAGAAAAGTATGGTGCCAAGTTGTGTCCAAGCATACAGGACAAGTTAGAGAAGTTAAAATTAGAGTCCAAGAGAATCTGTGCAATGCCATCTAGGAGGTTTGTGTATAAGGTTGACAATGAGAGGGAAAGGCATGTGGTGGACTTGGTAGGGAGGACATGCAGTTGTAGAGCATGGGACTTGACAAGAATCCCTTGCAAGCTTAGAGTTGCAACCATTTTTGTGAATCATGAGAAACTAGAAGACTACACCCATCCATGCTACTACAATAATGCTTTTGTGGAGACATACAAGACACCCATACCTCTCATGCCAGGCCAGTCTCAATGGATGTCAAGTGGCCAACCCAAGCTTGTTGCACCTACTATCTATAAGCCACCAGGCAGGCCACccatgaagaggaagagagatgctAATGAGCCAAGGAACCCTTATAAGGTATTTAGAGCAAACAAGCGAGTAAGGTGTGGAAGGTGTCAAAAGGAAGGGCATAATGCAAAGGGATGCAAGGCCAATGTCACTGGTGAGACAGCATGGGAGAGAAGGCAAAGATTGCATAAAGGAAAATCT TGGAAGGCCTTCTACATGCAAACAATGATCCCAGGCCCCATCTTCATCACAGGCCCAATCTACTTCCTAAGCCCGTTTCTCATCTTAACCCTTAACATCATCTCAGCCCCCACCAACACATCAGCCTTACACTATGGCCTTATCTTTATCCAACCAGGCAACAGGGTCACAGCCACCAGCTCCACAACCACCAGCTCAGACTCCATGCTCACAGAACCCAAGTCAGTGGTACTCTTCAGACTTCAGGTACACAGTTAA